Proteins encoded in a region of the Dreissena polymorpha isolate Duluth1 chromosome 6, UMN_Dpol_1.0, whole genome shotgun sequence genome:
- the LOC127835832 gene encoding uncharacterized protein LOC127835832, with the protein MSILRVQASDFGRYRVTVYNELGEIDEEFTIHAPDENEEEHKSIDVVVASTISIGVVSVVAAVVVVVLIKRNQLDASTKIHKCLWWLRCRESSSRCSYFENIDSHCDREVNYEYLIEYKRRYEATNASYEKCAIESAPENKYEALTETAVHECSSLSIDSMQFCNKVDTNSDGDS; encoded by the exons ATGTCGATATTAAGAGTACAAGCCTCCGATTTCGGGAGATACAGAGTTACTGTATATAATGAATTAGGCGAAATCGATGAGGAATTCACCATTCACGCACCAGATG AAAATGAAGAAGAACACAAGTCGATCGATGTAGTGGTTGCCTCTACGATCAGCATTggcgttgtttctgttgttgcaGCTGTAGTTGTCGTCGTTTTAATTAAACGAAATCAGCTTGATG CGTCCACTAAAATTCACAAGTGTCTTTGGTGGCTCAG GTGTAGAGAATCAAGTTCACGATGTTCATATTTCGAAAATATCG ATAGCCATTGCGATCGAGAAGTAAACTATGAATATCTGATCGAATATAA GAGACGTTATGAAGCCACAAATGCAAGTTATGAAAAATGCGCAATTG AGTCTGCGCCAGAAAATAAATATGAGGCTCTTACAGAAACAGCTGTGCACGAGTGTTCGAGTCTTTCAATAGATAGCATGCAATTTTGTAACAAAGTCGATACTAACTCAGATGGTGACTCGTAA
- the LOC127833714 gene encoding uncharacterized protein LOC127833714, whose translation MAEHWPSSAEEMDNIDPDLSKQLSTLLEDQGMTEEIVMARRITFLLLETGLTTISKLSNQPIEHFCFGSQSEGTIMLGLNTDVDILRRIPSINIMRRDSTTWKKGMLNCLMLCIKGYPQHFYLQVFRSDKPKPAKSKTTFGNGMLLSYGKDCVLLNSEFFRKHFEILLQTCSDNQSTYTAGPSASFSDDIDIVHALSVSCDIPELRSWLDRPRQGDWPTPKLFEDAKQCAWFLVPVGNPSSHITNTQWRLSPNLIERKLMFSLNITQLKCYVLLKLFKRFITLELEQQVGELTSFHCKTVLFYTLERTPFKECNLAMLLKLCLQTLQKFLKDGVCPHYIIDGVNLFDGKLTRTQRHALHKKVTELIDNNLQEFVYYFDDATRLSSDQRFISHVCIRSKLAFERIQWFHFMMLCFHCFIGKPIDYVGDQLTRLIDKCKEIINYHNANSFEIQAALEILKTLLSFRCSIQAVPAIQSGVSINQDVMDSFRESVQVADAANQINNFSEMLSYGILASEIKSCSINKHVIETFEKAIETNGFSSRLKLASLMYCSGNLQSAKFILEYAERLFIQYTLKALCRCFNYYNRYINHRKMFENKPNPSIESKIALCIIFLSNEAPCVPPVLLYEMTKAGFAPDYRENIRIKMELSGEARVDARVFIYYLQYLTYGGLGNREKQIAVLTKFEDYISTHFDDRILDLHRDHGRNREISHMATALNMLGHCWEMEGDLSKAVNFYEQSRDSKPNSNPANWHIGRLLGDSPDQYI comes from the exons ATGGCGGAACATTGGCCATCGAGCGCGGAAGAA ATGGACAACATTGACCCGGACTTGTCTAAACAACTATCCACACTATTAGAGGATCAAGGAATGACAGAGGAAATCGTGATGGCAAGGCGCATTACATTCCTTTTATTGGAGACTGGTTTAACAACGATTAGTAAACTAAGCAATCAACCAATCGAGCATTTCTGTTTTGGCAGCCAGTCAGAAGGAACGATCATGCTTGGACTAAATACTGACGTAGACATTTTGCGGCGTATACCATCTATTAATATCATGCGAAGGGATTCGACAACATGGAAAAAAGGAATGCTGAATTGTTTGATGCTTTGTATTAAGGGTTATCCACAACATTTTTATCTGCAGGTTTTTAGAAGTGATAAACCCAAACCAGCGAAATCAAAAACAACATTTGGCAATGGCATGCTCTTAAGTTATGGAAAAGATTGCGTGTTATTAAACTCTGAGTTTTTTAGGAAACATTTCGAAATCTTATTACAAACTTGTAGCGACAATCAATCTACCTATACCGCTGGACCTTCGGCTAGTTTTAGCGACGATATAGACATTGTGCACGCACTGAGCGTATCATGTGACATTCCTGAATTGCGGTCGTGGCTAGACAGGCCCCGACAGGGTGATTGGCCAACTCCAAAATTGTTTGAGGATGCGAAGCAATGTGCGTGGTTCCTTGTACCGGTAGGAAATCCAAGCTCCCACATAACAAACACACAGTGGAGATTATCGCCAAATCTTATTGAAAGGAAACTAATGTTCAGTTTAAATATAACCCAGCTGAAATGTTATGTATTGCTGAAACTATTTAAGCGCTTTATTACATTGGAATTGGAACAACAGGTAGGCGAACTTACGAGTTTTCACTGCAAAACTGTGTTGTTCTATACACTAGAAAGAACCCCGTTCAAGGAATGTAACTTAGCAATGTTACTGAAACTTTGTCTTCAAACGCTCCAAAAATTCCTTAAAGATGGTGTATGTCCTCATTATATCATTGATGGTGTTAATCTGTTTGACGGTAAACTTACTAGAACACAACGTCACGCATTACATAAAAAGGTGACGGAACTCATAGATAACAACCTGCAGGAGTTTGTGTATTACTTTGACGACGCAACACGATTGTCCTCTGACCAACGTTTCATTTCTCATGTATGTATTCGCAGTAAACTCGCATTTGAAAGGATACAATGGTTCCATTTTATGATGCTGTGTTTTCATTGCTTCATTGGTAAACCAATCGATTATGTTGGGGATCAGCTTACCAGActgattgataaatgtaaagaaataataaattatcacaaCGCGAATTCATTTGAAATACAAGCAGCTTTGgaaatattgaaaactcttttgtctTTTCGATGCTCTATTCAAGCGGTTCCAGCAATTCAAAGCGGCGTCTCGATTAACCAAGATGTTATGGACAGTTTCAGAGAATCGGTACAAGTCGCTGACGCCGCGAATCAAATCAACAATTTTTCAGAAATGCTTAGCTATGGCATTCTTGCTTCGGAAATAAAGAGTTGTTCAATTAACAAACATGTCATTGAAACGTTCGAAAAGGCCATTGAGACGAATGGGTTCTCAAGTCGACTGAAATTAGCATCTCTCATGTACTGCTCTGGAAACTTGCAGTCGGCAAAATTTATTCTTGAATATGCAGAACGTCTATTTATCCAGTACACTTTGAAGGCCTTATGTCGATGTTTCAATTATTACAATCGGTACATAAACCACCGAAAAATGTTTGAGAATAAACCAAATCCCTCCATTGAAAGCAAAATTGCATTATGCATCATTTTTCTATCTAATGAAGCACCGTGCGTTCCccctgtgctgttatatgaaatGACCAAAGCAGGATTTGCGCCTGATTACCGAGAGAACATTAGGATAAAAATGGAATTGAGTGGTGAGGCTAGAGTAGATGCTCGCGTGTTCATATATTATCTGCAATACCTCACGTACGGAGGTCTCGGTAATCGGGAAAAACAGATCGCTGTTTTGACGAAATTCGAAGACTACatttccacgcattttgatgatCGCATATTGGATCTCCATAGAGATCATGGTCGTAACCGCGAGATATCCCATATGGCGACTGCATTGAACATGCTCGGCCACTGCTGGGAGATGGAAGGTGATCTTAGCAAAGCAGTCAATTTTTACGAGCAATCACGTGATAGCAAGCCAAATAGTAATCCGGCCAACTGGCACATTGGGAGACTTTTGGGCGATTCACCAGATCAATATATATAG